From one Azospirillum sp. TSH100 genomic stretch:
- a CDS encoding thioesterase II family protein: MTRKPRAALPKLRMFCFPYAGGGATVFNGWETALPPEVEVLPLHLPGRERRFSEAAFDNAHEMAPPLMAALSPLLDVPFVFFGHSMGALIAYELALRLSMHGLEPAMLMVSASRAPHLPPPRNPLHVLARPEFRAMLSRMGGTPPEILDNPEFLDLIEPFLRADFKLAETYRPRRAPSLSCAVRTYGGTLDEDAPAADLEAWQEVSTGAFSRRMFAGDHFYLKAERAPLLADIAAVVGTILKTGP, from the coding sequence TTGACCCGGAAACCGCGTGCGGCCCTGCCGAAACTGCGGATGTTCTGCTTTCCCTACGCGGGGGGCGGGGCGACGGTGTTCAACGGATGGGAGACGGCGCTGCCGCCCGAGGTGGAGGTCCTGCCGCTGCACCTGCCCGGGCGCGAGCGGCGCTTTTCGGAAGCCGCCTTCGACAACGCCCATGAGATGGCTCCGCCGCTCATGGCCGCGCTGTCGCCGTTGCTCGACGTCCCGTTCGTGTTCTTCGGCCACAGCATGGGGGCCCTGATCGCCTACGAACTGGCGTTGCGCCTGTCGATGCACGGGCTGGAACCGGCGATGCTGATGGTTTCGGCCTCACGGGCCCCCCATCTGCCGCCTCCCCGCAACCCCCTTCACGTCCTGGCCCGGCCGGAATTCCGCGCCATGCTGTCGAGGATGGGCGGCACGCCGCCGGAGATCCTGGACAATCCGGAGTTTCTCGATCTGATCGAACCGTTCCTGCGCGCCGATTTCAAGCTGGCCGAGACCTACCGGCCGCGGCGGGCCCCTTCCCTTTCCTGCGCCGTCCGCACCTATGGCGGCACGCTGGACGAGGACGCCCCTGCGGCCGACCTTGAAGCCTGGCAGGAGGTCTCGACCGGGGCTTTCAGCCGCCGCATGTTCGCCGGAGACCATTTCTACCTGAAGGCCGAGCGGGCCCCGCTGCTGGCCGACATCGCGGCGGTCGTCGGCACGATCCTCAAGACCGGCCCATAA
- the speB gene encoding agmatinase, translating into MIDPDKLNRLREKYSGSGGADIHSPEFQRVAALQFSAGGRRTQPFAGVSTLLDAPYRPDAPELPDFGGLEVALIGVPMDLGVTNRAGARFGPRAVRTIERIGPYEYVLKMVPSAACRLADVGDVPLSSRFSLEACHHDIESFYNKVVDAGVIPLSVGGDHSISQSILKALGRDRPVGMIHFDAHCDTGGPYEGSKFHHGGPFRQAVLDGVLDPERTVQIGIRGSTEFLWEFSYESGMTVIHAEEVAQRGIPAVIEQARRVVGDGPVYVSFDVDCLDPVFAPGTGTPEVGGLTTREAMEILRGLDGLDVIGGDVVEVAPQYDANTTTAQAGAQMLFEILCLAVKALEQRRG; encoded by the coding sequence ATGATCGATCCGGACAAGCTCAACCGCCTGCGCGAGAAATACAGCGGCAGCGGTGGCGCCGACATCCACTCGCCGGAGTTCCAGCGTGTCGCCGCCCTGCAATTCTCCGCCGGCGGACGGCGGACCCAGCCCTTCGCCGGCGTCTCCACCCTGCTCGACGCGCCGTACCGTCCGGACGCGCCCGAACTGCCCGATTTCGGCGGGCTCGAGGTCGCGCTGATCGGCGTGCCGATGGATCTGGGAGTGACCAACCGTGCCGGCGCCCGATTCGGTCCGCGGGCGGTGCGGACGATCGAGCGGATCGGTCCCTACGAATATGTGCTGAAGATGGTGCCGTCGGCAGCCTGCCGGCTGGCCGATGTCGGCGATGTGCCGCTGTCCAGCCGCTTCAGCCTGGAAGCCTGCCACCACGACATCGAGAGTTTCTACAACAAGGTGGTGGATGCCGGGGTGATCCCGCTGTCGGTCGGCGGCGACCATTCGATCAGCCAGTCGATCCTGAAGGCACTGGGACGGGACCGGCCGGTCGGCATGATTCATTTCGACGCCCATTGCGACACCGGCGGCCCCTACGAGGGGTCCAAGTTCCATCATGGCGGTCCGTTCCGTCAGGCGGTGCTGGACGGCGTGCTCGACCCGGAGCGTACGGTGCAGATCGGTATCCGCGGCAGCACCGAGTTTCTCTGGGAGTTCTCCTACGAGTCCGGCATGACGGTGATCCATGCCGAGGAGGTGGCGCAGCGCGGCATTCCCGCCGTGATCGAGCAGGCCCGCCGGGTCGTCGGCGACGGGCCGGTCTACGTCTCCTTCGACGTCGACTGCCTCGACCCGGTCTTCGCTCCCGGCACCGGCACACCGGAGGTCGGCGGGCTGACCACGCGGGAAGCCATGGAGATTCTGCGTGGTCTGGACGGGCTCGACGTCATCGGTGGCGATGTGGTGGAGGTGGCGCCGCAATATGACGCCAACACCACCACAGCTCAGGCCGGCGCGCAGATGCTGTTCGAGATCCTGTGCCTCGCCGTCAAGGCGCTGGAGCAGCGGCGGGGTTGA
- a CDS encoding ABC transporter permease, with translation MLRWLNSLMAGLIGLVLVAPILVVAGVSLNAKRSLDFPPKGLSLAWYAEIFTDPGWRGALIASLVVAASSAALAVAIAFPIAWFVWRWRAPWARTFEMLGMTPFILPPVITALGFLSFWSTAGQYGEPWTVVVSHAIFFVTLPLVTLSLGFGAVDRSYVEAASTMGADDRTVLRTVVMPLVRPYMISGFAFAFVLSLNEYIVAYMVAGFTLETLPIKIFNALRYGYTPTMAAVTVLFVLLTATVFGLIARFGDLPRLLGAWIKAD, from the coding sequence ATGCTGCGCTGGCTCAACAGCCTGATGGCCGGATTGATCGGCCTCGTCCTGGTCGCACCCATCCTGGTGGTGGCGGGGGTGTCGCTGAACGCCAAACGCTCGCTCGACTTCCCGCCCAAGGGCCTTTCGCTGGCGTGGTATGCCGAGATCTTCACCGATCCCGGCTGGCGCGGGGCGCTGATCGCCAGCCTCGTGGTGGCGGCATCGTCGGCGGCGCTGGCCGTCGCCATCGCCTTTCCGATTGCGTGGTTCGTCTGGCGCTGGCGGGCGCCCTGGGCACGAACATTCGAGATGCTGGGCATGACCCCGTTCATCCTGCCGCCGGTCATCACCGCGCTGGGTTTCCTCAGCTTCTGGTCCACCGCCGGCCAGTATGGCGAGCCGTGGACGGTGGTGGTCAGCCACGCCATCTTCTTCGTCACCCTGCCGCTGGTCACGCTGTCGCTCGGCTTCGGCGCCGTCGACCGGAGCTATGTCGAAGCCGCCTCGACCATGGGGGCCGACGACCGCACCGTGCTGCGGACGGTGGTGATGCCGCTGGTGCGGCCCTACATGATTTCCGGCTTCGCCTTCGCCTTCGTGCTGTCGCTCAACGAATACATCGTCGCCTACATGGTCGCCGGCTTCACGCTGGAAACGCTGCCGATCAAGATCTTCAACGCCCTGCGCTACGGCTACACGCCGACCATGGCCGCCGTCACCGTGCTGTTCGTGCTGCTGACCGCGACCGTCTTCGGGCTGATCGCCCGCTTCGGCGATCTGCCGCGCCTGCTTGGCGCCTGGATCAAAGCCGACTGA
- a CDS encoding PotD/PotF family extracellular solute-binding protein, which produces MKIGAGLDRGLGRRAVLAGAGMAAAAAAVGFPSIVRAQSKSLKVGVYGGYFKDSFDKHIFPDFTKATGIAVEAVAEPTGEAWLIQLEQAARAKQAPADVSMMSQVAMLKGMAAELWAPLDPSKLPNAAKVKPALINKYPDGRLSGIGAVSWYITLVTNTKSYPQAPESWAALWDPANKDKLGLLALVSNSFLLDVTAATFFGGSKHLDSEQGQLDCFKKLAELKKNVKLWYRDEAQFEAALKSGEIPMGQYYHDVTGLAAADGHPVRSTFPKEGGILDSGSWAVSKASKAGDLAHVFIDYMCQPQIQALLSRKVGTSPTIDRSATDLTDKEFAAVSSDLAPIVPRYDLYVSKADWLNQKWTEMIVG; this is translated from the coding sequence ATGAAGATCGGCGCAGGACTGGACAGGGGACTGGGCAGGCGGGCGGTGCTGGCGGGGGCGGGCATGGCGGCCGCAGCCGCGGCGGTGGGGTTTCCCTCCATCGTCCGGGCGCAATCGAAGTCGCTGAAGGTCGGGGTGTATGGCGGCTATTTCAAGGACAGCTTTGACAAGCACATCTTCCCGGACTTCACCAAGGCGACCGGCATCGCGGTGGAGGCGGTGGCCGAACCGACGGGCGAGGCGTGGCTGATCCAGCTTGAACAGGCGGCCCGCGCCAAACAGGCTCCGGCCGACGTGTCGATGATGTCGCAGGTTGCGATGCTGAAGGGCATGGCCGCTGAGCTGTGGGCGCCGCTCGATCCCAGCAAGCTGCCGAACGCCGCCAAGGTCAAGCCGGCGCTGATCAACAAATACCCGGATGGCCGGCTGTCGGGCATAGGTGCGGTGTCCTGGTACATCACCCTGGTGACCAACACCAAGAGCTACCCCCAGGCACCGGAAAGCTGGGCGGCGCTGTGGGATCCGGCCAACAAGGACAAGCTGGGCCTGCTCGCGCTGGTCTCCAACTCCTTCCTGCTGGACGTGACCGCCGCCACCTTCTTCGGCGGGTCGAAGCATCTCGACAGCGAGCAGGGACAACTGGACTGTTTCAAGAAGCTGGCCGAGCTGAAAAAGAATGTGAAGCTGTGGTACCGCGACGAGGCGCAGTTCGAGGCGGCGCTGAAGTCCGGCGAAATCCCGATGGGGCAATATTACCACGACGTCACCGGTCTCGCCGCCGCCGACGGCCATCCGGTGCGCTCCACCTTCCCCAAGGAGGGCGGCATCCTCGATTCCGGCAGCTGGGCGGTGTCCAAGGCATCCAAGGCCGGCGATCTGGCCCATGTCTTTATTGATTACATGTGCCAGCCGCAGATCCAGGCGCTGCTGTCGCGCAAGGTCGGCACCTCGCCGACGATCGACCGCTCGGCCACCGACCTGACGGACAAGGAGTTCGCCGCGGTCTCCTCCGATCTGGCGCCGATCGTTCCGCGCTACGACCTCTATGTGTCGAAGGCCGACTGGCTGAACCAGAAATGGACGGAAATGATCGTGGGCTGA
- a CDS encoding gamma-glutamyltransferase family protein produces MRNFEEPGRSLAMGRNGMAATSHPAATLTAVEILKAGGTAVDAAVAACAVQSVVEAGSTGIGGDCFALIAPQGGTDIRAYNGSGRTPSAMTLERLRAAGVTAIDRHSPHAVTVPGAVDAWARLVADHGRLPLSEILAPAIAMAREGYIITPRVSHDLAQQTELLRRDPTAAATFLVDGEASAAGTVQTQPLLADTLEAIGRQGPDAFYHGAIAEDMVEALQAAGGFHSLEDFAEAKGEYVAPISTEYRGRTIHECPPNGQGIIALMILNILKRFQPAGDPLDPDNLHVEIEAARLAYAARDAFLADPAHSGRSMVDHLLSDALADELAARIDTTRALEIDEVLSSVEHKDTVYIAVVDKQRTTVSFINSIFHAYGSGLMAPRSGVLFHNRGQSFSLVDGHPNMVAPRKRPMHTIIPGMVSENGRVSLTFGVMGGHYQAMGHAHFLSKLFDHGLDVQSAIDLPRLFPLPGTRSVEAEAAIRARAGAELARRGFTLTVPGWAIGGAQAIAIDWQHGTLLGGSDHRKDGCALGY; encoded by the coding sequence ATGCGCAACTTCGAAGAACCGGGCCGTTCGCTCGCCATGGGGCGCAATGGCATGGCCGCCACCTCGCACCCGGCGGCCACCCTGACGGCGGTCGAGATTCTCAAGGCCGGTGGCACGGCTGTTGATGCCGCCGTGGCGGCCTGCGCGGTCCAGAGCGTGGTCGAAGCGGGCTCCACCGGGATCGGCGGCGACTGTTTCGCCCTGATCGCTCCGCAAGGCGGCACCGACATCCGCGCCTACAACGGCTCAGGCCGCACCCCGTCGGCGATGACGCTGGAGCGCCTGCGGGCGGCGGGCGTCACCGCGATCGACCGCCACTCCCCCCACGCGGTCACGGTGCCGGGGGCGGTGGATGCCTGGGCACGGCTGGTCGCCGACCATGGCCGCCTGCCCTTGAGCGAGATCCTTGCCCCGGCCATCGCCATGGCGCGCGAAGGCTATATCATCACGCCCCGGGTATCGCACGACCTCGCCCAGCAGACGGAACTGCTCCGTCGCGACCCGACCGCCGCCGCCACCTTTCTGGTGGATGGAGAAGCCTCGGCGGCCGGCACGGTCCAGACCCAGCCGCTGCTGGCCGACACGCTTGAAGCGATCGGGCGCCAGGGACCGGACGCCTTCTACCACGGCGCCATTGCCGAGGACATGGTGGAGGCCCTGCAGGCGGCCGGCGGCTTCCACAGCCTGGAAGACTTCGCCGAGGCCAAGGGTGAGTATGTCGCGCCGATCAGCACCGAGTATCGCGGCCGCACCATCCATGAATGCCCGCCGAATGGGCAGGGCATCATCGCCCTGATGATCCTGAACATCCTCAAGCGATTCCAACCGGCCGGCGATCCGCTCGACCCCGACAACCTGCATGTGGAGATCGAGGCTGCGCGGCTCGCCTATGCCGCGCGCGACGCCTTTCTGGCCGATCCGGCACATAGCGGACGATCGATGGTGGACCATCTGCTGTCAGATGCACTGGCCGACGAACTGGCCGCCCGGATCGATACCACCCGCGCGCTGGAGATCGACGAGGTGCTGAGCAGTGTCGAGCACAAGGACACGGTCTATATCGCCGTGGTCGACAAGCAGCGGACGACGGTCAGTTTCATCAACTCTATCTTTCATGCCTATGGCAGCGGGCTGATGGCGCCCCGCTCGGGCGTGTTGTTCCACAACCGGGGCCAGAGCTTCTCCCTGGTCGACGGGCATCCCAACATGGTGGCGCCGCGCAAGCGGCCGATGCACACCATCATTCCGGGCATGGTCAGTGAAAACGGGCGCGTCAGCCTGACCTTCGGCGTCATGGGCGGGCATTATCAGGCGATGGGCCATGCCCATTTCCTGTCGAAGCTGTTCGACCACGGGCTGGACGTCCAGAGCGCCATCGACCTGCCGCGGCTGTTCCCCCTGCCCGGCACCCGAAGCGTCGAAGCCGAGGCCGCAATCCGTGCCAGGGCGGGGGCGGAACTGGCCCGCCGGGGTTTCACCCTGACGGTGCCCGGCTGGGCGATCGGCGGTGCCCAGGCCATCGCCATCGACTGGCAGCATGGAACCCTCCTGGGCGGCTCCGACCACCGCAAGGACGGGTGCGCGCTCGGTTATTGA
- a CDS encoding ABC transporter permease, producing MIRRAPRSLGEHAPILFPALMLVVFFVIPFGLMIAVSVARRIPGGFYEPDFVLANYERFLSAFFGGVLSFSLELAALVALVAVGIGFPFTYRLARLPRAAQVRWLVFLLSILSLSEVIIGFAWSTLLSRTAGITNLLVAVGLMAEPQSLSPSFGALLAGMVYQAFPYTVLVLYPALARLDPALVEASRTLGASPLKAFFTVVVPAQRNTIVATLIMAFVFALGSYLLPQLLGRPQHWTLSVLITDQAIYQSNMPFAAAMAVFLVLVSLALVGLSLLFGRKEEA from the coding sequence ATGATCCGCCGCGCCCCCCGCAGCCTGGGCGAGCACGCGCCGATCCTGTTCCCGGCGCTGATGCTGGTCGTCTTCTTCGTCATCCCCTTCGGCCTGATGATCGCGGTCAGCGTCGCCCGCCGGATTCCCGGCGGCTTCTACGAGCCGGATTTCGTCCTGGCCAACTACGAACGCTTTCTCAGCGCCTTCTTCGGCGGGGTGCTGTCCTTCTCGCTGGAGCTGGCGGCGCTGGTGGCCCTGGTGGCGGTCGGCATCGGCTTCCCCTTCACCTACCGGCTGGCACGGCTGCCGCGGGCAGCCCAGGTCCGCTGGCTGGTCTTCCTGCTGTCGATCCTGTCGCTGTCTGAGGTGATCATCGGCTTCGCATGGTCGACGCTGCTGTCGCGCACCGCCGGCATCACCAACCTGCTGGTGGCGGTCGGGCTGATGGCGGAGCCGCAATCACTGTCGCCCAGCTTCGGCGCGCTGCTGGCCGGCATGGTCTACCAGGCCTTCCCCTACACCGTGCTGGTGCTCTATCCGGCGCTCGCCCGGCTCGACCCGGCACTGGTGGAGGCGTCGCGGACGCTGGGAGCCTCGCCGTTGAAGGCCTTCTTCACCGTGGTGGTGCCGGCCCAACGCAACACCATCGTCGCCACCCTGATCATGGCCTTCGTCTTCGCGCTGGGCAGCTATCTGCTGCCGCAGCTTCTGGGACGGCCGCAGCACTGGACCCTGTCGGTGCTGATCACCGATCAGGCGATCTACCAGTCCAACATGCCGTTCGCCGCGGCGATGGCGGTCTTCCTGGTGCTGGTCAGTCTGGCGCTGGTCGGGCTTTCGCTGCTGTTCGGCCGGAAGGAGGAGGCGTGA
- a CDS encoding GntR family transcriptional regulator, with the protein MFGGSKDKARGSVLARVPKSTFRAHIADGLRAAILNGDIEPGAQLVETALAEQFGVSRGPLREAMRQLIDEGLLIAVPYTGTHVVGLSVDDVREIYSMRVTLEIFAFEQIWARRDQVFRRGLVARRDALTACIDAEDDAASIVAELQLHGFVYEATGHKLLIRTWESIRGRLQLYWAAHHRAHGIRGPRRDGHDRYVAMALADDFDALKSEITDHMARGGRQTEDFLRGRETGASKRS; encoded by the coding sequence ATGTTCGGCGGATCGAAGGACAAAGCCAGAGGATCGGTCCTGGCGCGCGTGCCGAAATCGACCTTCCGCGCGCACATCGCGGACGGGCTGCGTGCCGCGATCCTGAACGGCGACATCGAACCCGGCGCACAGCTCGTCGAGACCGCGCTCGCCGAACAGTTCGGGGTCAGCCGCGGTCCCCTGCGCGAAGCCATGCGGCAGCTGATCGACGAAGGGTTGCTGATCGCCGTGCCCTATACCGGCACCCATGTCGTTGGCCTGTCGGTCGATGATGTGCGCGAGATCTATTCGATGCGCGTCACCCTGGAAATCTTCGCATTCGAGCAGATCTGGGCACGGCGGGATCAGGTGTTCCGCCGGGGCCTCGTCGCCCGCCGCGACGCGCTCACCGCCTGCATCGACGCCGAGGACGATGCCGCCAGCATCGTCGCCGAGTTGCAACTGCACGGCTTCGTCTATGAGGCGACCGGGCACAAGCTGCTGATCCGGACCTGGGAGAGCATCCGCGGCCGTTTGCAGCTTTACTGGGCGGCACACCATCGCGCGCACGGCATCCGCGGCCCGCGCCGCGATGGTCACGACCGCTATGTGGCGATGGCGCTTGCCGACGATTTCGACGCGCTGAAGTCGGAGATCACCGACCATATGGCCCGCGGCGGCCGGCAGACCGAAGACTTCCTGCGTGGCCGCGAGACCGGCGCGTCCAAACGCTCCTGA
- a CDS encoding cyclic peptide export ABC transporter, whose amino-acid sequence MKLVELFQRDANILRLRFLVLAAISGVANAAVLAVINVAARNVTNQDANLRNLLLFGLAIGIFVLTQKRLMVEVCEQVEEMIHRLRVRLLDRARHAEFLDIEEIGRSEIYAGISRETQILSQAAPNIVIGVQSAVLVLFTMTYMLALSTTAFVLSAVFTALGAAIHMSRSGEVKQHLRDAYTRENELVEGFNDMLDGFKEVKMSSARSQEIAERVRQVSADVAKLKIRTQTLYATDFVTSQVTFFLLTGIMVFVVPSVSPTYVEVVVMTTTASLFMIGPVSNVVGSLPIFASANSAAEAVLALEDKLSTIDVERDGTDASPDRFRDFRRIVLRGLRFCHRAPSGDLAFGVGPIDLTIERGRVVFITGGNGSGKTTFVRLLIGLYPAAEGGLFVDDTPIGPANLPAYRNLFSVIFSDNHLFAELYGTPEVDQAEAEALFDLLEMSHKSSLRGRRFSTVKLSGGQRKRLALIASVLEKRPICVFDEWAADQDPHFREKFYHVILPRLRAAGVTVLAITHDDKYFDAADVHLHMEDGQLGIVKATV is encoded by the coding sequence ATGAAACTCGTTGAACTTTTCCAGCGCGACGCGAACATTCTGCGGCTCCGCTTCCTGGTCCTCGCCGCCATCTCCGGCGTGGCGAATGCCGCCGTGCTGGCGGTGATCAACGTGGCGGCGCGCAACGTCACCAACCAGGACGCCAACCTGCGCAACCTGCTGCTGTTCGGGCTGGCCATCGGCATCTTCGTGCTGACCCAGAAGCGGCTGATGGTGGAGGTCTGCGAACAGGTGGAGGAGATGATCCACCGCCTGCGCGTACGCCTGCTGGACCGCGCCCGCCATGCCGAGTTCCTTGACATCGAGGAGATCGGCCGGTCGGAGATCTACGCCGGCATCAGCCGCGAGACGCAAATCCTCTCGCAGGCCGCGCCCAACATCGTTATCGGCGTGCAGTCGGCCGTTTTGGTGCTGTTCACCATGACCTACATGCTGGCGCTCTCCACGACGGCCTTCGTGCTGTCGGCGGTGTTCACGGCGCTGGGAGCGGCCATCCACATGTCGCGCTCGGGCGAGGTGAAGCAGCACCTGCGCGACGCCTACACCCGCGAGAACGAGCTGGTGGAAGGCTTCAACGACATGCTCGACGGCTTCAAGGAAGTGAAGATGAGCAGCGCGCGTTCGCAGGAAATCGCCGAGCGGGTGCGGCAGGTCTCCGCCGACGTGGCGAAGCTGAAGATCAGGACGCAGACGCTCTACGCCACCGACTTCGTGACGTCGCAGGTGACCTTCTTCCTGCTGACCGGCATCATGGTCTTCGTGGTGCCGAGCGTCAGCCCGACTTATGTGGAGGTGGTGGTGATGACGACGACCGCCAGCCTGTTCATGATCGGCCCGGTGTCGAACGTCGTCGGCAGCCTGCCCATCTTTGCCAGCGCCAACAGTGCCGCTGAGGCCGTGCTGGCGCTGGAGGACAAGCTCTCCACCATCGACGTGGAGCGCGACGGGACAGACGCCAGCCCGGACCGCTTCCGTGACTTCCGCCGCATCGTGCTGCGCGGTCTCCGCTTTTGCCATCGCGCACCCTCCGGTGATCTGGCCTTCGGCGTCGGTCCGATCGACCTGACGATCGAGCGCGGCCGGGTGGTGTTCATCACCGGCGGCAACGGGTCGGGCAAGACCACCTTCGTCCGGTTGCTGATCGGCCTCTACCCGGCCGCGGAGGGCGGGCTGTTCGTGGACGACACCCCGATCGGCCCGGCGAATCTCCCGGCCTACCGCAACCTGTTCTCCGTCATCTTCTCCGACAACCACCTGTTCGCCGAGCTGTATGGCACGCCGGAGGTCGATCAGGCCGAGGCCGAGGCCCTGTTCGACCTGCTGGAGATGAGCCACAAGTCCAGCCTGCGCGGCAGGCGCTTCAGCACGGTCAAGCTGTCGGGCGGGCAGCGCAAGCGGCTGGCGCTGATCGCGTCGGTGCTGGAGAAGCGGCCGATCTGCGTCTTCGACGAATGGGCGGCCGACCAGGACCCCCATTTCCGCGAGAAATTCTACCATGTCATTCTGCCGCGCCTGCGGGCGGCAGGCGTGACCGTCCTGGCGATCACCCATGACGACAAGTATTTCGATGCCGCCGACGTGCACCTGCACATGGAAGACGGGCAGCTCGGCATCGTGAAGGCCACCGTATGA
- a CDS encoding LysR family transcriptional regulator, with protein MSRMTIETADLRLFRLFMTVVEAGGFTAAQGELNLSLSTISTHFAELEGRLGVRLCRRGRSGFKLTEEGQAVYDELRRVFDTLDRFGARVRGLRDRLTGTLTIGLVDNTLTDPNFPLERVITRFADAAPEVNLAIATRPPNELLRDVIGGELHLAIASFPRIVPGLSYIDLYTETNLFYCGAGHPLFGRPDDMVDLDEVRSHRLVARSYWGARDIKIFAISAPHATVSDMEGAARLILSGRYLGYLPDHYAAPFVQAGRLRPLLPRVLSYHSPFQIAVHGDRARTPVVDLFMTLTREEIAGS; from the coding sequence ATGAGCCGGATGACCATCGAGACCGCCGATCTGCGGCTCTTTCGCCTGTTCATGACGGTGGTGGAGGCCGGCGGGTTTACTGCGGCGCAAGGCGAACTGAACCTGTCGCTTTCCACCATCTCCACCCATTTCGCCGAACTGGAAGGGCGGCTGGGGGTCCGGCTGTGCCGGCGCGGCCGCTCCGGCTTCAAGCTGACGGAGGAGGGACAGGCGGTCTATGACGAACTGCGGCGGGTGTTCGACACGCTGGACCGGTTCGGCGCCCGGGTGCGGGGGCTGCGCGACCGCCTGACCGGCACACTCACCATCGGGCTGGTGGACAACACGTTGACCGACCCGAATTTCCCGCTGGAACGCGTGATCACCCGCTTCGCCGACGCCGCCCCCGAGGTCAATCTCGCCATCGCCACCCGGCCGCCCAACGAGTTGCTGCGCGACGTGATCGGCGGCGAACTGCATCTCGCCATCGCCAGCTTTCCGCGCATCGTGCCGGGCCTCTCCTATATAGACCTCTACACGGAAACCAACCTGTTCTATTGCGGGGCCGGCCACCCGCTGTTCGGCCGTCCGGACGACATGGTTGATCTCGACGAGGTGCGCAGCCACCGGCTGGTCGCCCGCAGCTATTGGGGGGCGCGCGACATCAAGATTTTCGCGATCAGCGCCCCGCATGCGACCGTCAGCGACATGGAAGGCGCTGCCCGGCTGATCCTGTCCGGCCGCTATCTCGGCTATCTGCCCGACCATTACGCCGCCCCCTTCGTCCAGGCCGGACGACTCCGCCCCCTGCTGCCACGGGTGCTGTCCTATCACTCGCCATTCCAGATCGCGGTCCACGGCGACCGGGCGAGGACGCCGGTGGTTGATCTGTTCATGACCCTGACTCGGGAAGAGATCGCCGGCAGCTGA
- a CDS encoding ABC transporter ATP-binding protein — protein sequence MSALVLDGLTKRYGSFTAVHGASLRIPHGQFVCLLGPSGCGKTTLLRMIAGLEEPSGGQLLIDDRDITTAPAHKRDFGMVFQSLALFPHLSAGENIAYPLRIRGVPADERRRKADSLLELVRLPGMADRPVSRLSGGQRQRVAIARALALEPKLFLLDEPLSALDAKLREAMQIELKQLQRRLGITTIVVTHDQREAMTMADLVVVMSEGRIRQAAPPMEVYRRPADAFVADFIGMTNLLEGTVTAAGRASVPGGELVLDGLPPHGRALLSVRPEEVLLHPATASGGANRLSGTLSFVRDLGASVEFRIDVSGREIVALTRPQDRPAVEPGAAVIVEIPAEACVVLPPEGGTAVERPS from the coding sequence ATGTCCGCCCTCGTTCTCGACGGTCTCACCAAGCGTTACGGCAGCTTCACCGCGGTGCACGGGGCGAGCCTGCGCATCCCGCATGGTCAGTTCGTCTGCCTGCTGGGGCCCTCCGGCTGCGGCAAGACCACGCTCCTGCGGATGATCGCCGGGCTGGAGGAACCCTCCGGCGGCCAGTTGCTGATCGACGACCGCGACATCACCACCGCCCCCGCCCACAAACGGGATTTCGGCATGGTGTTCCAGTCGCTGGCCTTGTTCCCCCATCTGAGCGCCGGGGAGAACATCGCCTACCCCCTGCGCATCCGCGGCGTTCCCGCCGACGAGCGCCGCCGCAAGGCGGACAGTCTGCTGGAGCTGGTCCGCCTGCCCGGCATGGCCGACCGACCGGTATCGCGGCTGTCGGGCGGCCAGCGCCAGCGCGTCGCCATTGCCCGCGCCCTGGCGCTGGAACCGAAGCTGTTCCTGCTCGACGAACCGCTGTCGGCGCTCGACGCCAAGCTGCGCGAGGCTATGCAGATCGAGCTGAAGCAATTGCAGCGGCGGCTGGGCATCACCACCATCGTCGTCACCCACGACCAGCGCGAGGCGATGACCATGGCCGATCTGGTGGTGGTGATGTCGGAAGGTCGGATCCGTCAGGCCGCCCCGCCGATGGAGGTCTACCGCCGGCCTGCCGACGCCTTCGTCGCCGACTTCATCGGCATGACCAACCTGCTGGAGGGGACGGTGACCGCCGCCGGCCGCGCCAGCGTGCCGGGGGGCGAACTGGTCCTTGACGGCCTGCCGCCACATGGTCGTGCCCTGCTGTCGGTCAGGCCGGAGGAGGTGCTGCTGCATCCGGCGACCGCATCCGGTGGGGCAAATCGGCTGAGCGGAACCCTGTCCTTCGTCCGCGATCTCGGTGCCAGCGTCGAGTTCCGCATCGACGTTTCCGGGCGGGAGATCGTGGCGCTGACCCGGCCGCAGGACCGCCCGGCGGTCGAACCCGGCGCCGCCGTCATCGTCGAAATCCCGGCCGAAGCCTGCGTTGTCCTGCCGCCGGAAGGCGGAACCGCCGTGGAGCGGCCGTCATGA